The genome window ATCCGGCTCATACAGCAACGAGCCTACGGCTTCCACGACCCCTTCGCACTGATAGCGCTCGCCCAGCTCACGCTCTCCGGACTCTGCCCCCCGCTACCCGGAAGAGGTCGGGCGTGACCCACACATGTGTCACAAGATCCCAATAAGACACAGATGCACCGACGGCCATATCCGGGGCCGACGATGCCAGACGGGTTCGTAACAGCAGTTACATACTAGGTGCGCACGGGGAGTCCGTCAACGAACGCGAACTGCTCAGACATCCCAGATATCGCCCGTTGCGTCGGGCGAAAGACCAGCTTCGGCCAGGCATTTTTCGGCGGTCCGGGAGTTGGGGGGAGAGACTCGCAGGGCAATGCCGCACAGTTCACCGAAATCCCGCGGAGCGGGTATCGGTGTGACCCCGACGCCCGCGTCCAGAAGCGTGCGCTCTGCAGCCAGCGCACGGTGCGTCGAGCCGAAACCGTACACGATGAAGCGCGTCTTCTCGCGGGACCCGGGCACCGCTAGCACGCGCCCCCGTCCGCCATATGCTGGACGGCCAGCTCGAGCATCTCCGCGATGACGCCGAATGCCTCCATGGTCGCTTCCGGGCCGCCCGGGAGGTTCACGATCAGGGTGCGTCCCCGCACGCCGGCCGTAGCCCGCGAGAACATGTGGCAGGGGTCGCTCTGGCGCATGTGCGCCCGGATGGCCTCGGCGATCCCGGGCACCATGCGCTCGCAAACGAGTTCGGTGGTCTCGGGCGTGAGATCGTGCGCGCCGAGTCCTGTCCCTCCCAGGGTGAACACGGCGTCGGCACCCTCGACATCTGCCAGCTCGAACAAGGAGGCGGTTATCGACTCGGGGTCATCGGGCACGACATGGTAGGCGACGATCACCCATCCAAGCCGTTCGCAAGCATCGATGAGGGCAAGCCCGGCGTCGTCCTCGGCAGTTCCTTCGAAGCGATTGTCCGAACACGTCAACACGCCAATGCGAAGTTCGCTCACAGCCCTCTCCCGCCATCGGATACGACGAGCATAAAGGATGGGTCCGGCTGCGTCATCCGGTTCCCGTGCCCAACCTGTCCCGCAGATGCTCCAGGAGTGCGGCCGCCGCGCGCGAAGGCTCTCCCTTAGGTAGAACTACATAGAACGGGCGGCTCACAGGGAACCTCGCGAGAGGCACCCGCGCGACGGTCCCGAGCTCGAGCGCCTTGTCGACCATCCACTGGCTCACGACACCCAGGCCCATACCACCCTCGACGGCGCTGACGATAGCCTCGCTCGTGCCGAGCTCCATGAGCACGCGAAGTTCGTCGGGGTCGATACCGGCCTCACGCACGACCTCCTCGGTCACGAGGCGCGTCCCGGAGCCCTCCCGGCGCATGATGAACGGCTCCTCGGCGGCATCGTCCATGGTCGCGCTGTGGGCCGACGCGAGCGGGTGATTCGGCGGGCAGATCATCACGAGCTCGTCGGTGCCGATCGACTCCAGCCTCACCCGGCCCGTGTCAACGCGGGCGCCGGTCATGCCGATGTGCGCGGCGCCCGAGGTGACGGCTTCGATGACGCCTGCGGTGTCGGAGACGGTGAGCGAGATACCGACCTCCGGGTAGTACGTCAGGTACCTGCCAAGGAGCCGCGGGAGTACGTACTGCCCCGGCGTGGTTGACGCGGCGATCGCGAGGCGTCCGGAGACGCGCCCGCCCATCTCGGCAACCTCGTGGTGGGCGCGCTCGACGTCGCCGAGGATCCCCTGCGCGATGGGGAGCAGCACGCGCCCGGCCTCGGTCAGCTCTATCCGCCGGTAGGCGCGGTCGAACAGCGTGGCGCCGAGGTCGGCCTCGAGCCCCTGGATCTGCATGGTGACAGCCGGCTGCGACAGGTCCATGGCGCGCGCAGCCCCGGAGAAGGAGCCGTGCTCGACGACCATCACGAATGCACGCAGGTGAGTGATGTTCAAGATGCGGATCCCTTGTGTTGCCCCCCTCTTACGGACTCCATGCTACTCCAATTCGGGCCGCGTCCGGCTATCACGCGGCGTTTCGCATGTGTGTATGGGGGTACAATCGGCAGAAGTGAGAACGATTCTCACCTAGCCTGCCAAGGAGCGCCTATGGCCAGCGTGTACGGAGAGAAGCGCACGTCGCCGCAGCGCGAGCGAATCGCGGCTGCGGTCGATGGCATGAGCAGGGCATTCACGATCGAGGAACTCGCGCGACGCGTGAGAGCGCGCGATACGGGAACAGCGGTGGCGACCGTTTACCGCGCCGTGGCGGCGATGGAGGACTCGGGCTACCTGGCACGCGTGGGCGAGTCCGGCGGGCACGCGCTGTACGCGCGATGCGTGGTGGATGACCACCATCATCACCTCGTGTGCACCGAGTGCGGCGCGGTTGCGCATGCCGCATGCCCGCTGGACGCCGGTGTGCTCGCCAGCGTGGAGCGGCAGGGCTTCGTCATCACGCGCCACGAGATCACGATGTACGGCCTGTGCCGGACGTGCCGCCGCGGCGTGGCAGAGGCCAGCTGATGTCGCACATCCACATACCCGACGGCGTTCTGCCGCTGTGGCTGTGGGCGAGCGGCTGGATCGTCGCGCTCGTGCTCGTGGGGGTCGCGGGGCGACTCGCCGAGCGGCATGAAATGCGACGCAAGGTGCCGCTCCTTGGCGTACTGGCGGCGCTCATGCTCGTGGCGATGTCGAGCGAGATCGTCCCGCTCGCGTACCACATCAACCTCGCGGTTGTGGCCGGGGTGCTGCTGGGACCGGCGCTGGCGGTAATCGCGGCGTTCATCGTGGAAGTCGTGCTCGCGATGCTCGGCCACGGGGGCGTGACCGTACTCGGCCTCAACACCGTGGTGCTGTCCCTGGAGATGGTGGCCGGGTGGGCGCTGTTCCGCCTGCTGGTGGGACTGCTCACGCGGCGGCGCGCGGGCTTGGCGGCCGGGGTCGCGACCGTGCTCGCGCTCGCGATCTCGACGACGGCGATGGTGGGTGTCGTGTGGATGGGGAGCGCGACCGGCGCAACCGAGATCGGGGAAGCGACCGTGGGCCCCGGCCTGTCGGTCGCGCGGTTCGCGGCCGTCGTCTACACGCTCGGGCCGATCGGCTGGCTCATCGAGGCACTCGTGACCGCGGGGATACTGGGCTACGTGGCCCGGGTGCGGCCCACGCTCGTGTTCGCAGGCGCGCTGCGCGAGACCACGCGGCACCTCCCCGGCGACGAGGCCGGGGGTCTGTGATGAACATCGGGGCCGTCGATCACTCTGCCACGCTTGGCACGTCATGGCTACACCGCGCCTCGCCGGTCGCCAAGCTTGCCGCGTTCGCGCTCACGCTGGCGGCCGTGGTGCTGACATGGAACGCGCTGGTAGTGGCGTCGCTTGCGATCATGCTCGCCTCCGTGGCTACCTCGTGCAGACTCAAGTTCAGGTTGACCTACAGTCTTGCGCTCTACCCCGGGCTGTTCGCTTTGGTCTTCGCGGTATCGTCGGCACCCGACGCGCTTGTGGGCGCGGTCATAGTGCTGAAGGCCGTGACCGCCGCGCTCGCCGCCGTGATCATCGTGCTCACGACCCCCTACCCTCAGGTGTTCGCGCCGGTGCAGCGGATCGTGCCGTCGATCGTTGGCGACGCGCTGCTCATGACGTACCGGTCGACGTTTCTGTTGCTCGAGAAGTTCAGCAACCTGCTGCGCGCGGTCCGACTGCGATCGGGACTCACGGCCGGACACCCCGTTCGCGCGGCGCGCGCGACGACGTCGGCACTCGGAGGGCTACTGCTCTACTCCTTCGATCTCTCGCAGCGCGACTACGACGTGATGCGGCTGCGCGGCTACGAAGGCAGGCTGCGGGCGCCGCTTCCGCGCGGTGAGTCGCCCGCTCGCGACGTCGCGCTCGTGGCAGGCGCGGCGCTTGCACTCGCGACGAGCGCGCTCTGGCGTGCGGGTGCAGCGACGCTGAACCCGTACAGCTGGCTCGTGGCGATACCGGCGCTTCTCGCGCTCGGCGTGGCCCTGATAGCTACCCGGAGGAACCGATGATCGAGACGCCCGGCCACACGCATGCGCCGTCCGACGACGAGATCGTGCGCGTCAGCTGCGTGCGGCACTCCTACGAGGACGGCACCAGCGTGCACCTCTGCGGCCTGGACTTCGTGGCCCGCCGAGGACAGCGCATCGCGGTGCTCGGCCCGAACGGAGCGGGCAAGACGACGCTGCTCTTTCACATCCTTGGGCTGCTACACAGCAAGGAAGGGTTCGTGCGAGTGTTCGGCGTGGACCCCGGCGCAGAGTGGCCAAAGATCCGCCGCCGCATCGGCGTGGTGCTCCAGAACGTGGACGAGCAGATCCTCGCGCCCACCGTCGCAGACGACATCGCCTTCTCCCCCCGCCAGTACGGCCTGGCCGAGGACGAAATCGCGCGGCGGGTGGACGCGACGCTTGGGCTGCTGGGCATCCGCGAGCTGCACGGGCGCGTGCCGCACAACCTCTCCGGTGGCGAGAAGCGCAAGGTCGCGATGGCCGGGGCGCTGGCGATGGAGCCGGACCTGCTCGTGCTCGACGAGCCGTTCGAGGGGCTCGATCCGGCGTCGAGAGAGGTGATGTCGGACCTGCTCGCGGACCTGGCCGCAGGCGGGACGACGGTCGTGCTGACGACCCACGACATCGACGCGGTGCCCGAGATCGCGGACTACGCCTACGTGCTCGCACCGGGCGGCGCGATCGCGCTGTCGGGGACGCCGGCCGAGGTGTTCGCGTCGGTCGAGGTGATGGCGGCGAGCAACATCAAACCGCCGGTGCTGGCGGAGCTGTTCGCGCGGCTGCGTGCCGAGGACGCGAGCGCGCCGGAGACGGCGCTCACGGTGGACGCAGCGGTTGAGGCGCTGCGGGAGTGGCGGGGGTAGCTGGGCGCAGCCCGCTACGGCTCGATCCGATAGACCTTCTCCCAGCGCTCGATGTTTCGCGACATGAGTCGTGTCTCCGCCAGCACTCGACCAGCACTGCCGATCGAGTGCCGCAGCTCGGCATCGCGGATGAGCGCCCGAAGCGACTTGAGCCAGCCTTTGGTGTTCTTCACAAGGAAGCCGTTCTCCCCGTGCCTGATCGTGCGGGTGTAGGGCTCTACCGCTGAAGCCACCACCGGCAATCCAAGCATGGCGTACTCCATGTACTTGAGATCGCTCTTGCATCTGTTGAATCGAGTGTCGACAAGTGGCGCGACCGCGATGTCGAAGTCCTGAAGCACGTGGGCATACTGTTCGATCGGAACCGTGTCGACGAACCTGATTCGCGGGTGGGCAGGAACCCAGTCGGGCTCGGCGCCAGCCAAGTGGAGTTCGAGCTCGGGGAATTCATCAAGCAACTGCACGAGCACCGGCCCTACCATTCGGACGTCACTGCGATGGCTCGTGCTACCGCCCCACCCCAGCACGAGGCGGTCCGACTGAGCGGAATCCTTTGGCTCGATTGCCCAGTGCTCGTCAGGCAACATGTTAGGGAGAATCGTCGTTGCGGGGTTGATTCGTCTGAGAATCTCGGCGAGCTCGGGTGTGGTGGTTGTCGCGACCTGGCAGGCACGCGCGATGTCTGCCAACCGCTCCAACATCTCCGGATTCCACGACAGTCGAGCCGGATTGTCGGGAGCAAGGTTCCAGTAGTCGTCATCGATGTCGGCGACCGTCATGCGCCCCATGGCATTCAGGTACTGGACAACCTCCAGTACCTTGGGGACCTGCTGCCTGAGCGCTACAAATATGTCACACGCATCGACATCGATGTCTTCGAGGCGGTCTGTCATCACGACGTTGTGGCCGCGTCGTTTGAGCTCCACACCAGGGACATGACAGCGATACCAGGCCACACCCCAGAAGCTGCTGACGAGGAAGGCGATGTTCTTGGGGTTGTCCGTCCGCTCTACCATTGCTGCCCTCCGCGCATGCCGCCGGAGTGTTCAGAATAGCAGAGCTGCCTGGGAACACGGCAATCCTGTCGAGTGCGATATCCTGTTACCCTGACGCATCGCCCGTTCGCATACAACTAGGCAGCCTCGAGCATGGAGCGAGCCGAACATGGCCAAGGAACGCCGAGTGTCCATCATCGTGCTGACGCACAATCAGCTCGACTACACCAAGGCGTGTTTCGACGCGATCTTCGAGACCACGGCGGGCTTCGAACTCGTGGTGGTTGACAACGCCTCCACAGATGGCACCACCGATTACCTACGCGAACTGGATCGCGAGCGCCGCAACATCCGAGTCATCTACAACACACGAAACGCAGGGTTCGCCCGAGGCTGCAACCAAGGCGTCTCGGTCGCCAAGTACGAACTCCTCTGCCTGCTCAACAACGACACCGTACCCCACGCGGGCTGGCTCGACGCCATGCGAAAGGTCATGGACAAGGATGCAGGCATCGTCGGCGCACGTCTCCTGTTCCCCGACATGACGCTTCAACACGCGGGTATCGCATTCAGGCTGGAGAACGTCGGCGGACGAACACTCGTGAGACCGAGCCACCGCTACTACCGTCAACCGGCCGACCTGCCGGAGGCGAACGTACTCGAGGACGTGGTCGGCGTCACCGGCGCGTGCCTGCTCACGAGCAAGCGTGTGTGGCACGAGATGGGCGGCCTCGATGAAGGGTACATCCTGGCCAACTACGAGGACGTCGACTTCAACCTCAAGGTTCTCCAAGCCGGATACCGAATCATCTACCAGCCGGATGCGGTCCTCATTCACTACCAGAACACCACGGTGAACAGCAAGGCTGGCCAGGCCGATGACCCGGCGCAATACCTTCTCCAGAATCTCGTCCGACTCAACGCGAAGTGGGGGTCGCTCATTCGACCGGCCCTTGAAGCGGCACAGGAAACCCCTAGCTAGGCATCCCCGACCCGCCGTGCGAACTGCGCACCCCACTCACGCGCAGCGTCCAGCTCTCCGGCAGATGGACGATACTTCTGGGTGAGGGGCTCGAACGGCATCTCGAAGCCGATCGCCTCGAGCCGCTCGGTCATCTGCTGCACGGCTCCGCTGCTCCAGCCGTAGGAGCCGAACGCACCCGCAATCTTGCCTGCCGGCTTGAGGCCAGCGAGGTACTGCAGGTAGCCAGCCACGCGGAAGAGCATGCCGTGATGCAGCGTGGGCGAGCCAAGGAGCAGCGCGCGCGCGTCGAGCAGCTCGCGCGTGAGGTACGAGATCGGGGTGAGCGCGAGGTCGTAGACAGCGACGTCCACGCCCTCGGCGGCGACGCCGTCGGCGACGGCGCGGGCGAGCGCGTCGGTCGAGCCCCACATCGTGGAAAACGCCACGACAATCTTCTCGCGAGTCTCCCCTGCGGTGAGCCGCCCGTAAGCTTCGAGCACCTTGCCGACGCCCTCGGCGCGCCAGATCACGCCGTGCGATGGCGCGATGGTCTCGATATCCCAGCCCTGTGCGACGACCTTCTCGACGGCTTTCGCAACCTGGGACGAGAGCGGCATGAGGATGTTGGCGTAGTAGACGGTGAGCTCCTCAAGCGCGAGGTCGTAGCCGACCTCATCGGCGAAGCGTTCCGAGGAGGCCATGTGCTGGCCGAATGCATCGTTGGGCAGCAGGGTCTTGGACTCGGCGACATAGGTGAACATCGAGTCCGGCCAATGCACCATCGGCATGGGCAGGAAGCGCAGCGTCTTGTCACCCAGATCGATGACGTCATCGGGGCCGACCGTCTCGATCTCGAGCCCGTCGTGGTACTCGGCCACGCCGGCGACGCCCGCGCGGGTCGCCACGACGCGTGCCTCGGGCATGGCGGCCATGATCGCGCGCAACCCGCTGTTGTGGTCAGGCTCGACGTGGTTCACGACGATGACGTCGACGGCGTCAGGCGGGAGAATCGAGGCGACACGCGAGAGCAGCTCATCGGCGAAGGGGGCCTTCACGGTGTCGATGAGAGCGATCTTCTCGCTGCCCTGCACGAGGTAGGCGTTGTAGGTTGTTCCGCGCGGCGTCTCATAGCCGTGAAAGTCGCGCAGGTTCCAGTCAATCGCTCCGACCCAGGAGATAGAGTCGGAGACAGGGATGGCTCGCATCGTGGATGCTCCTCTCTCTGTGCACCCCATGAACGTACCCCAACTTGCGCAGCACATCGCAAGAAGGAGCGTTCAGCCACACTTCGCGTCGGATACGTGTCCTCTGAAGAGCGATGGCAGCACGACGGAACCCTGGCAGGGCGAGGGTCGCTGAAATGCGAACCGCGCACCATGTACGGATTCGACGCGCTGCCTTCCCCATGCCCTCCCCCGGCGCCTCCGGCTGCTCCGTTCTGGGGAGCGACGGACGCACATGGCTGGCATTCGTGGATGCCTCACCTAGCGGTGTCGCCGTGCCGCTGTCGCGCCCCTCCCCCAGAAGTGTCGCGCGCCAACAAGAGCAGAAAGGAGCGCGCTTCAGGAGTAGGGCGTCGGCGAGAGGGCCAGCGCCCCGCTGCGATGTTTCAGGAGACGCCGGCGCGGGATCTCTCTTGTTCTTCGCATAGACAGGCCCCGTAGGGCACCTCGATCTCCTCGTGTCAGATGACTAGGTCGGGTGTGACGGTCGTGCCCAGCGTCGCTCGGTTGAGGCTTCAGCCCGATCCCGCTCGGCAGACCGACTGCGAGCCAAACGCCGCTAGACACCTGTATGATGCTGTAGGCCCTGGGCGCGCAGAGGAGCGTAGCCTCGGGAAGACCTCGATCACGGAGATGGTCGAGTTGATTCCTCACCAAGAAGGGAAACGTGATGGCCGGGACACCGTACCTTGTGTTTGGACCCGCATACCGGCACAACTGCGGTGGGG of Actinomycetota bacterium contains these proteins:
- a CDS encoding energy-coupling factor transporter transmembrane component T; amino-acid sequence: MNIGAVDHSATLGTSWLHRASPVAKLAAFALTLAAVVLTWNALVVASLAIMLASVATSCRLKFRLTYSLALYPGLFALVFAVSSAPDALVGAVIVLKAVTAALAAVIIVLTTPYPQVFAPVQRIVPSIVGDALLMTYRSTFLLLEKFSNLLRAVRLRSGLTAGHPVRAARATTSALGGLLLYSFDLSQRDYDVMRLRGYEGRLRAPLPRGESPARDVALVAGAALALATSALWRAGAATLNPYSWLVAIPALLALGVALIATRRNR
- a CDS encoding ABC transporter ATP-binding protein, encoding MIETPGHTHAPSDDEIVRVSCVRHSYEDGTSVHLCGLDFVARRGQRIAVLGPNGAGKTTLLFHILGLLHSKEGFVRVFGVDPGAEWPKIRRRIGVVLQNVDEQILAPTVADDIAFSPRQYGLAEDEIARRVDATLGLLGIRELHGRVPHNLSGGEKRKVAMAGALAMEPDLLVLDEPFEGLDPASREVMSDLLADLAAGGTTVVLTTHDIDAVPEIADYAYVLAPGGAIALSGTPAEVFASVEVMAASNIKPPVLAELFARLRAEDASAPETALTVDAAVEALREWRG
- a CDS encoding selenium metabolism-associated LysR family transcriptional regulator, with the protein product MNITHLRAFVMVVEHGSFSGAARAMDLSQPAVTMQIQGLEADLGATLFDRAYRRIELTEAGRVLLPIAQGILGDVERAHHEVAEMGGRVSGRLAIAASTTPGQYVLPRLLGRYLTYYPEVGISLTVSDTAGVIEAVTSGAAHIGMTGARVDTGRVRLESIGTDELVMICPPNHPLASAHSATMDDAAEEPFIMRREGSGTRLVTEEVVREAGIDPDELRVLMELGTSEAIVSAVEGGMGLGVVSQWMVDKALELGTVARVPLARFPVSRPFYVVLPKGEPSRAAAALLEHLRDRLGTGTG
- a CDS encoding glycosyltransferase family 4 protein, with product MVERTDNPKNIAFLVSSFWGVAWYRCHVPGVELKRRGHNVVMTDRLEDIDVDACDIFVALRQQVPKVLEVVQYLNAMGRMTVADIDDDYWNLAPDNPARLSWNPEMLERLADIARACQVATTTTPELAEILRRINPATTILPNMLPDEHWAIEPKDSAQSDRLVLGWGGSTSHRSDVRMVGPVLVQLLDEFPELELHLAGAEPDWVPAHPRIRFVDTVPIEQYAHVLQDFDIAVAPLVDTRFNRCKSDLKYMEYAMLGLPVVASAVEPYTRTIRHGENGFLVKNTKGWLKSLRALIRDAELRHSIGSAGRVLAETRLMSRNIERWEKVYRIEP
- a CDS encoding DUF3343 domain-containing protein gives rise to the protein MPGSREKTRFIVYGFGSTHRALAAERTLLDAGVGVTPIPAPRDFGELCGIALRVSPPNSRTAEKCLAEAGLSPDATGDIWDV
- a CDS encoding FprA family A-type flavoprotein, with amino-acid sequence MRAIPVSDSISWVGAIDWNLRDFHGYETPRGTTYNAYLVQGSEKIALIDTVKAPFADELLSRVASILPPDAVDVIVVNHVEPDHNSGLRAIMAAMPEARVVATRAGVAGVAEYHDGLEIETVGPDDVIDLGDKTLRFLPMPMVHWPDSMFTYVAESKTLLPNDAFGQHMASSERFADEVGYDLALEELTVYYANILMPLSSQVAKAVEKVVAQGWDIETIAPSHGVIWRAEGVGKVLEAYGRLTAGETREKIVVAFSTMWGSTDALARAVADGVAAEGVDVAVYDLALTPISYLTRELLDARALLLGSPTLHHGMLFRVAGYLQYLAGLKPAGKIAGAFGSYGWSSGAVQQMTERLEAIGFEMPFEPLTQKYRPSAGELDAAREWGAQFARRVGDA
- a CDS encoding transcriptional repressor, whose translation is MASVYGEKRTSPQRERIAAAVDGMSRAFTIEELARRVRARDTGTAVATVYRAVAAMEDSGYLARVGESGGHALYARCVVDDHHHHLVCTECGAVAHAACPLDAGVLASVERQGFVITRHEITMYGLCRTCRRGVAEAS
- a CDS encoding MogA/MoaB family molybdenum cofactor biosynthesis protein; its protein translation is MSELRIGVLTCSDNRFEGTAEDDAGLALIDACERLGWVIVAYHVVPDDPESITASLFELADVEGADAVFTLGGTGLGAHDLTPETTELVCERMVPGIAEAIRAHMRQSDPCHMFSRATAGVRGRTLIVNLPGGPEATMEAFGVIAEMLELAVQHMADGGAC
- a CDS encoding glycosyltransferase family 2 protein, whose translation is MAKERRVSIIVLTHNQLDYTKACFDAIFETTAGFELVVVDNASTDGTTDYLRELDRERRNIRVIYNTRNAGFARGCNQGVSVAKYELLCLLNNDTVPHAGWLDAMRKVMDKDAGIVGARLLFPDMTLQHAGIAFRLENVGGRTLVRPSHRYYRQPADLPEANVLEDVVGVTGACLLTSKRVWHEMGGLDEGYILANYEDVDFNLKVLQAGYRIIYQPDAVLIHYQNTTVNSKAGQADDPAQYLLQNLVRLNAKWGSLIRPALEAAQETPS
- a CDS encoding energy-coupling factor ABC transporter permease, whose translation is MSHIHIPDGVLPLWLWASGWIVALVLVGVAGRLAERHEMRRKVPLLGVLAALMLVAMSSEIVPLAYHINLAVVAGVLLGPALAVIAAFIVEVVLAMLGHGGVTVLGLNTVVLSLEMVAGWALFRLLVGLLTRRRAGLAAGVATVLALAISTTAMVGVVWMGSATGATEIGEATVGPGLSVARFAAVVYTLGPIGWLIEALVTAGILGYVARVRPTLVFAGALRETTRHLPGDEAGGL